In the Bordetella genomosp. 10 genome, one interval contains:
- a CDS encoding inositol monophosphatase family protein, with protein MIRTFSREEIRRVAAILAEAADAEILPRFRHLAADAVRAKSSPQDLVTDADEAAERFIGERLGRLYPGAVILGEEACSRNPALLNVWIDAELAFVIDPIDGTRNYVAGLPLFGVMVGVVSRGEIVAGVIYDPMGRDRAMALRGEGAWLEDAQGRQTPLAVAAPVPVEEMVGLIATQHLEPPLRGIVHRNMARLALANTLHCSAHEYRMIAGGHAHVLLYGQIMPWDHVAGWLLHHEAGGYCAHFDGSPYKPTHRSGGLLYAPDAGSWKVARQALLEEAAPEARAPEA; from the coding sequence ATGATCCGAACGTTCAGCCGCGAGGAAATCCGACGCGTGGCCGCCATCCTGGCCGAGGCCGCCGACGCGGAAATCCTGCCGCGTTTCCGCCATCTTGCCGCCGATGCGGTGCGCGCCAAGAGCTCGCCCCAGGACCTCGTCACCGACGCCGACGAAGCCGCCGAGCGGTTCATCGGCGAGCGCCTGGGACGCCTGTATCCCGGCGCGGTCATCCTCGGCGAGGAAGCCTGTTCGCGCAATCCCGCGCTGCTCAACGTGTGGATAGACGCCGAGCTGGCCTTCGTCATCGATCCGATAGACGGCACGCGCAACTACGTCGCCGGCCTGCCCTTGTTCGGCGTCATGGTGGGCGTGGTCAGCCGCGGCGAGATCGTGGCCGGCGTCATCTACGACCCCATGGGCCGCGACAGGGCCATGGCCCTGCGCGGCGAGGGCGCCTGGCTGGAAGACGCGCAAGGCCGGCAGACGCCGCTGGCCGTGGCCGCGCCGGTGCCCGTCGAGGAGATGGTCGGGCTGATCGCCACCCAGCACCTGGAGCCGCCGCTGCGCGGCATCGTCCATCGGAACATGGCGCGCCTGGCCCTGGCCAATACCCTGCATTGCTCGGCGCACGAATACCGCATGATCGCCGGCGGCCACGCCCACGTCCTGCTGTACGGCCAGATCATGCCCTGGGACCACGTGGCGGGCTGGCTGCTGCACCATGAAGCGGGCGGCTATTGCGCCCATTTCGACGGCTCGCCCTACAAGCCCACGCACCGCTCGGGCGGCCTGCTCTACGCGCCCGACGCCGGCAGTTGGAAGGTGGCGCGCCAGGCCCTTTTGGAAGAAGCCGCGCCGGAGGCCCGAGCGCCGGAAGCCTGA
- the epsC gene encoding serine O-acetyltransferase EpsC, with translation MNAPMNPKAITWNLGDIVAELRTVRTEWREPLGRLRRDHSGGREFPSQESLRQIIKDLCGALFPMRLGPIDLREETEDFYVGHTIGAALDALMHQVRLELNYMERHRRPEAAEIEQRASDIVRAFGAALPAVRRMLDADVIAAYQGDPAARSVDEVLLCYPGVIAMIHHRLAHVLNKLGVPLLARIVAEIAHADTGIDIHPAATIGRSFFIDHGTGVVIGETAIIGDRVRLYQMVTLGAKRFPPGENGELKKGLPRHPILEDDVVVYAGATILGRTTIGRGSVIGGNVWITHDVPPGSNVTQAGTLNAAPDAGCGG, from the coding sequence ATGAATGCCCCCATGAATCCCAAGGCCATCACCTGGAACCTGGGCGACATCGTCGCCGAACTGCGCACCGTGCGCACCGAATGGCGCGAACCGCTGGGCCGGCTGCGCCGCGACCATAGCGGCGGGCGCGAATTTCCCTCGCAGGAAAGCCTGCGCCAGATCATCAAGGACCTCTGCGGCGCCCTCTTTCCCATGCGCCTGGGCCCCATCGACCTGCGCGAGGAAACCGAGGACTTCTATGTCGGCCACACCATAGGCGCGGCGCTCGACGCCCTGATGCACCAGGTGCGGCTGGAGCTGAACTACATGGAGCGCCATCGCCGCCCCGAGGCCGCGGAAATCGAACAGCGCGCCAGCGACATCGTGCGCGCGTTCGGCGCCGCGCTGCCCGCCGTGCGCCGCATGCTGGACGCCGACGTCATCGCCGCCTACCAGGGCGACCCGGCCGCGCGCAGCGTCGATGAAGTGCTGCTGTGCTACCCCGGCGTGATCGCCATGATCCATCATCGCCTGGCCCACGTCCTGAACAAGCTGGGCGTGCCGCTGCTGGCGCGCATCGTGGCCGAGATCGCGCATGCCGATACGGGCATCGACATCCACCCGGCCGCCACCATCGGCCGCAGCTTCTTCATCGACCACGGCACCGGCGTGGTGATCGGCGAGACGGCCATCATCGGCGACCGCGTGCGCCTCTACCAGATGGTCACGCTGGGCGCCAAGCGCTTCCCGCCCGGCGAAAACGGCGAACTGAAGAAAGGCCTGCCGCGCCACCCGATCCTGGAGGACGACGTCGTCGTCTATGCCGGCGCCACCATCCTGGGCCGCACCACCATCGGCCGCGGCTCGGTCATCGGCGGCAACGTCTGGATCACGCACGACGTCCCGCCCGGCAGCAACGTGACGCAGGCCGGCACGCTCAACGCCGCGCCCGACGCCGGCTGCGGCGGCTGA
- a CDS encoding NAD-dependent protein deacetylase encodes MNAMPGDVLALRDFVAAHPRLFVLTGAGCSTGSGIPDYRDDEGAWKRRPPIQYRTFMDDTVARSRYWARGMIGWRAFGHAAPNAAHRALAAMERQGRYTLLVTQNVDGLHEAAGAREVVDLHGRMDRVVCTQCGHLLPRRQMQQWLEEANPGWLHLHAEDAPDGDADLEHEDFSRFQVPPCPVCGGILKPDVVFFGETVPRDRVERANAALDRSSAVLVVGSSLMVYSGYRFVAAASRAGLPIAAVNLGRTRADAMLALKVEQPCADALSALVAALD; translated from the coding sequence CTGAACGCGATGCCGGGCGACGTACTGGCCCTGCGCGATTTCGTGGCGGCGCATCCGCGCCTGTTCGTGCTCACGGGCGCGGGCTGCAGCACCGGCTCGGGCATCCCCGACTACCGCGACGACGAAGGCGCCTGGAAGCGGCGTCCGCCCATCCAGTACCGCACGTTCATGGACGACACGGTGGCGCGGTCGCGCTACTGGGCGCGCGGCATGATAGGGTGGCGCGCGTTCGGCCACGCCGCGCCCAACGCGGCGCACCGGGCGCTGGCGGCCATGGAGCGGCAGGGACGCTACACCCTGCTGGTCACGCAGAACGTCGATGGCCTGCACGAGGCCGCCGGCGCGCGCGAAGTCGTCGACCTGCACGGACGCATGGACCGCGTGGTCTGCACGCAATGCGGCCATCTGCTGCCGCGCCGGCAGATGCAGCAATGGCTGGAAGAGGCCAATCCCGGCTGGCTGCACCTGCACGCGGAAGACGCGCCGGATGGCGACGCGGATCTGGAGCACGAGGATTTTTCCCGTTTCCAGGTGCCGCCCTGTCCGGTGTGCGGCGGCATCCTGAAGCCCGACGTCGTGTTCTTCGGCGAGACCGTGCCGCGCGATCGCGTGGAACGCGCCAATGCCGCGCTGGACCGCTCCAGCGCGGTGCTGGTCGTCGGCTCGTCGCTGATGGTCTATTCGGGCTACCGCTTCGTCGCGGCGGCCTCGCGCGCCGGCCTGCCCATCGCCGCGGTCAACCTGGGCAGGACGCGGGCCGACGCCATGCTCGCGCTGAAAGTCGAACAGCCCTGCGCCGACGCGCTGTCCGCGCTGGTCGCCGCCCTGGACTGA
- a CDS encoding PCC domain-containing protein, with amino-acid sequence MPTIEHGHTGRLVYARLRPNEDLVQSIEKLCLAHGFARAMVRGSLGSLAQASLESAGGAVEELPGPAVEVLTLCGEVALDAGGAAVARLSGIVVDPAGAVHAGRFVSGRNPVCMTFEAVLEEWVGE; translated from the coding sequence ATGCCGACCATTGAGCATGGCCATACCGGGCGCCTCGTCTATGCGCGCCTGCGGCCGAACGAAGACCTGGTGCAAAGCATCGAGAAACTGTGCCTGGCGCACGGCTTCGCGCGCGCGATGGTGCGCGGCAGCCTGGGCAGCCTGGCGCAGGCCAGCCTGGAAAGCGCGGGCGGCGCCGTGGAAGAGCTGCCGGGCCCGGCGGTGGAGGTGCTGACCTTATGCGGGGAGGTGGCGCTGGATGCCGGCGGCGCGGCCGTGGCGCGCCTGAGCGGCATCGTCGTCGATCCCGCCGGCGCCGTGCACGCGGGCCGCTTCGTCTCCGGCCGCAATCCGGTCTGCATGACCTTCGAGGCCGTGCTGGAGGAATGGGTGGGGGAATAG
- a CDS encoding PCC domain-containing protein, with product MKTVSANHSASREDELPPVRMLRHPGPMPATRWTSVENPGAPALRLALPAGSTLYEALVPVLRERGVTACAINLLDGHFTRGAYCLARPMPDIAQVIAYTSPIMVGRDLRLIGAGATLGEDERGAPLLHCHGLLVDAEGRLIGGHLLTEQCVIGPGGCVAYVHVLGSTRLTRRYDPHIQLAVFQPEPKGDPHADH from the coding sequence ATGAAGACCGTTTCCGCGAACCATTCGGCGTCCCGCGAGGATGAGCTGCCGCCCGTGCGCATGCTGCGGCATCCGGGACCCATGCCGGCCACGCGCTGGACCAGCGTGGAGAATCCCGGCGCGCCGGCCTTGCGGCTGGCGCTGCCGGCGGGCAGCACCCTGTACGAGGCGCTGGTCCCGGTCCTGCGCGAACGCGGCGTGACGGCGTGCGCCATCAATCTGCTGGACGGGCACTTCACCCGCGGCGCGTATTGCCTGGCCCGTCCCATGCCGGACATCGCGCAGGTCATCGCCTATACCTCGCCCATCATGGTGGGCAGGGACCTGCGCCTGATCGGCGCGGGCGCCACCCTGGGCGAGGACGAGCGCGGCGCGCCGCTGCTGCATTGCCATGGTTTGCTGGTCGACGCGGAGGGGCGCCTGATCGGCGGCCATCTGCTGACCGAACAATGCGTGATCGGTCCGGGCGGCTGCGTCGCCTACGTTCACGTCCTGGGATCCACGCGGCTTACCCGCCGCTACGATCCTCACATCCAGCTCGCGGTGTTCCAACCGGAACCGAAGGGAGATCCCCATGCCGACCATTGA
- a CDS encoding acyl-CoA synthetase: MNLAYWLTQAARRFPARPALILDRRIVTWRTLDARVDALARHLAGRGIGKGDRVLVHSKNCAAFVETMFAAFRLGAVWVPTNFRIAPDEAAYLAQASGARAVICHADFPGHARAMAEALPGLEVLLRIGPGDFGLGETAYADDAANDATDTATDATADAATAVSQSTTPAPFRNADVEYDDPCWFFFTSGTTGRPKAGVLTHGQMGFVITNHLCDLMPGTTENDVSMAVAPLSHGAGIHLLTQVARAAATVLPPDGRFDADRLWRLVSEHRVTNMFTVPTIVKMLVEHPAVDAHDHGSLRYVIYAGAPMYREDQKRALEKLGPVLVQYFGLGEVTGNITVLPPALHRIQDDAAARVGTCGYARTAMQVSIQDEDGNEVAPGEQGEICVCGPAVFAGYYNNPEANAKAFRNGWFRTGDLGHMDAEGFVYITGRASDMYISGGSNVYPREIEEKVLAHPAVAEVAVVGVPDPTWGEVGIMVCVPRPGQAIDETAMMGWLEGCLARYKLPRRVFFWDALPRSGYGKITKTLVREALRERGCLS; the protein is encoded by the coding sequence ATGAACCTGGCGTATTGGCTGACCCAGGCCGCGCGCCGCTTTCCGGCGCGGCCCGCCCTGATCCTGGATCGCCGGATCGTCACGTGGCGCACGCTGGATGCCCGGGTCGACGCGCTGGCCCGGCATCTCGCCGGCCGGGGCATAGGCAAGGGCGACCGCGTGCTGGTGCATTCGAAGAACTGCGCGGCCTTCGTCGAGACCATGTTCGCGGCCTTCCGGCTGGGCGCGGTGTGGGTGCCGACCAACTTCCGCATCGCGCCGGACGAGGCGGCCTACCTGGCGCAGGCCTCGGGCGCGCGCGCGGTCATCTGCCATGCGGATTTCCCCGGCCACGCGCGGGCCATGGCCGAGGCGCTGCCGGGGCTGGAGGTGCTGTTGCGCATCGGCCCCGGCGATTTCGGCCTGGGCGAGACGGCATATGCCGACGACGCCGCGAACGATGCCACGGATACCGCCACTGATGCCACGGCTGATGCCGCCACGGCCGTATCCCAATCCACGACCCCGGCTCCGTTCCGCAACGCCGACGTCGAATACGACGACCCCTGCTGGTTCTTCTTCACCTCCGGCACCACCGGGCGTCCCAAGGCCGGCGTGCTGACCCATGGGCAGATGGGCTTCGTCATCACCAACCACCTGTGCGACCTCATGCCGGGGACCACGGAAAACGACGTCAGCATGGCCGTGGCGCCGCTGTCGCACGGCGCCGGCATTCATCTGCTGACCCAGGTGGCGCGCGCGGCCGCCACGGTGTTGCCGCCGGACGGCCGCTTCGACGCCGACAGGCTGTGGCGGCTGGTGAGCGAGCACCGCGTCACCAACATGTTCACGGTGCCGACCATCGTCAAGATGCTGGTGGAGCATCCCGCCGTGGACGCGCACGACCACGGGTCGCTGCGCTACGTCATCTATGCCGGCGCGCCCATGTATCGCGAGGACCAGAAGCGCGCGCTGGAAAAGCTGGGACCGGTGCTGGTCCAGTATTTCGGCCTGGGCGAGGTCACCGGCAACATCACCGTCCTGCCGCCTGCCCTGCACCGGATACAGGACGACGCCGCCGCCCGCGTCGGCACCTGCGGCTACGCGCGCACGGCCATGCAGGTTTCCATCCAGGACGAGGACGGCAACGAGGTGGCGCCGGGCGAGCAGGGCGAGATATGCGTGTGCGGCCCCGCGGTCTTCGCCGGCTACTACAACAATCCCGAGGCCAACGCCAAGGCCTTCCGCAACGGCTGGTTCCGCACCGGCGACCTCGGCCATATGGACGCGGAGGGCTTCGTCTACATCACCGGCCGCGCGTCGGACATGTACATCTCCGGCGGCTCCAACGTCTATCCGCGCGAGATCGAGGAAAAGGTGCTGGCGCATCCCGCCGTGGCGGAAGTCGCGGTGGTGGGCGTGCCCGATCCCACCTGGGGCGAGGTCGGCATCATGGTGTGCGTGCCGCGCCCCGGCCAGGCCATCGACGAAACCGCCATGATGGGTTGGCTGGAAGGCTGCCTGGCGCGCTACAAGCTGCCGCGCCGGGTCTTCTTCTGGGACGCGCTGCCGCGCTCCGGCTACGGCAAGATCACCAAGACGCTGGTGCGCGAGGCCTTGCGCGAACGGGGGTGCCTGTCATGA
- a CDS encoding acetyl-CoA acetyltransferase encodes MPDRAVIVGWSHIPFGKLDDPDTESLMARVSLQALEHAGVASDAVDGIYVGVMNSGFQKQDFQGALVALADPRLAYVPANRLENACATGSAALYAAMDFIEAGRGRVALVVGAEKMTSRPGREIGDILLNASYRREEADIEGGFAGVFGRIAQTYFDRYGDRSEELARIAAKNHRNGVANPYAQIRKDLGVDFCNTVSEKNPYVAPPLRRTDCSLVSDGAAALVLASSDVAAGLARAVGFRARRQVNDILPLSRRDPIAFEGAARAWRGALADAGLTLDDLDLVETHDCFTIAELIEYEAMGLTAPGEGYKAVREGWTEKGGRLPVNPSGGLKAKGHPVGATGVSMHVMACMQLMREAGDMQIPDARLAGVFNMGGAAVANYVSILERQR; translated from the coding sequence ATGCCTGATCGCGCCGTCATCGTGGGGTGGTCCCACATTCCGTTCGGCAAATTGGACGACCCGGATACCGAGAGCCTGATGGCCCGCGTATCGCTGCAAGCCCTGGAGCACGCTGGCGTTGCCAGCGACGCCGTCGACGGCATCTACGTCGGCGTCATGAACAGCGGTTTCCAGAAACAGGATTTCCAGGGCGCCCTGGTCGCGCTGGCGGATCCGCGCCTGGCCTACGTGCCGGCCAATCGCCTGGAAAACGCCTGCGCCACCGGCTCGGCGGCGCTCTACGCCGCCATGGATTTCATCGAGGCCGGCCGCGGCCGCGTCGCGCTGGTGGTGGGCGCCGAGAAAATGACCTCGCGGCCCGGGCGCGAAATCGGCGATATCCTGCTCAACGCCAGCTACCGGCGCGAGGAAGCCGATATCGAGGGCGGCTTCGCGGGCGTGTTCGGCCGCATCGCCCAGACCTATTTCGACCGTTACGGCGACCGTTCGGAAGAGCTGGCGCGCATCGCCGCCAAGAACCACCGCAACGGCGTCGCCAATCCCTATGCGCAGATCCGCAAGGACCTGGGCGTGGACTTCTGCAACACCGTTTCCGAAAAGAATCCTTATGTCGCGCCGCCCCTGCGGCGCACGGATTGTTCGCTGGTGTCGGACGGCGCGGCCGCGCTGGTCCTGGCGTCCAGCGACGTGGCGGCGGGCCTGGCGCGCGCCGTGGGCTTTCGCGCGCGCCGGCAGGTCAACGACATCCTGCCGCTCAGCCGGCGCGATCCCATCGCGTTCGAGGGCGCGGCGCGGGCCTGGCGCGGCGCCCTGGCCGACGCGGGCCTGACGCTGGACGACCTGGACCTGGTCGAAACCCACGACTGCTTCACCATCGCCGAACTCATCGAATACGAGGCCATGGGCCTGACCGCGCCCGGCGAAGGCTACAAGGCCGTGCGCGAAGGCTGGACCGAGAAGGGCGGCAGGCTGCCCGTGAATCCGTCCGGCGGGCTCAAGGCCAAGGGGCATCCCGTCGGCGCCACCGGCGTGTCCATGCACGTCATGGCCTGCATGCAGTTGATGCGCGAAGCCGGCGACATGCAGATCCCGGATGCGCGGCTGGCGGGCGTGTTCAACATGGGCGGCGCGGCGGTCGCCAATTACGTCAGCATCCTGGAGCGGCAACGATGA
- a CDS encoding IclR family transcriptional regulator, whose product MANTPTRVDGAQAIARAMRVLRAVARTAQDGAGLLALTRDTGLNKPTVHRLLSALVAEGMLEQDAGTRRYFLGPECHVMGNIAAQRHGLGRLAADTVAGLAHDCGDSAFFSIRRHVFAVCVLRVDGDYPLKTHALRPGDRHPLGVGAGSLAMLAALPDDEVRQCLEANEALIEQRYPNYSLPLLWSQVKEARAQGYAANRGLIVPGSWGIGVPVRGPDGQVAGALSIAAIESRLDEERQFQLAKQLSREAKKLEALAEGASTPRKDAPARRTV is encoded by the coding sequence GTGGCCAATACCCCAACCCGGGTCGACGGCGCGCAGGCGATTGCGCGCGCCATGCGCGTCCTGCGCGCCGTGGCGCGCACGGCGCAGGACGGCGCCGGCCTGCTGGCCCTGACGCGGGACACCGGCCTGAACAAGCCCACCGTGCATCGCCTGCTTTCGGCGCTGGTGGCCGAAGGCATGCTGGAGCAGGACGCGGGCACGCGCCGCTACTTTCTCGGCCCCGAATGCCACGTCATGGGTAATATCGCGGCGCAGCGCCATGGCCTGGGCCGGCTGGCCGCCGACACCGTCGCCGGCCTCGCGCACGACTGCGGCGACTCCGCCTTCTTTTCGATCCGCCGCCACGTCTTCGCGGTCTGCGTGCTGCGCGTGGATGGCGACTATCCCCTCAAGACCCATGCCTTGCGGCCCGGCGACCGCCATCCGCTGGGCGTGGGCGCCGGCAGCCTGGCGATGCTGGCGGCGCTGCCCGACGACGAAGTGCGGCAATGCCTGGAAGCGAACGAGGCCCTGATCGAACAGCGCTATCCCAATTATTCGCTGCCCTTGCTATGGTCCCAGGTGAAGGAAGCGCGCGCGCAGGGCTACGCGGCCAACCGCGGCCTGATCGTGCCGGGTTCCTGGGGCATCGGCGTGCCCGTGCGCGGCCCCGACGGCCAGGTGGCCGGCGCGCTCAGCATCGCGGCCATCGAGAGCCGGCTGGACGAGGAGCGGCAATTCCAGTTGGCCAAGCAGTTGTCCCGGGAAGCGAAAAAGCTGGAGGCCCTGGCCGAGGGCGCGAGCACGCCGCGCAAGGATGCGCCCGCGCGCCGCACCGTGTAG
- a CDS encoding TRAP transporter substrate-binding protein has translation MNVNRRKFVGAAGGAALIGAASLRPAWAAPQYRYKYANNLPPSHPMNVRANEAAKAIAKDTDGRFELAIFPSSQLGSDTDTLSQLRSGAVEFFTLSGLILSTLVPASSISGIGFAFPNYDAVWKAMDGDLGAYIRKEIEGKGLVVMDKIWDSGFRQVTTSNRPINGPGDFKDLKIRVPVSPLWTSMFKALGAAPASINFNETYSALQTKVVDGQENPLAIIQTAKLYEVQKYCSLTNHMWDGFWFLSNRRAWEKLPKDVREVVAKHINGAAMGVRADVLALNNDLQSQLAKQGLAFNTPEPGPIRDALRQAGFYKEWQGKYGDKAWGLLEQSVGKLS, from the coding sequence ATGAACGTGAATCGACGCAAATTCGTCGGCGCCGCCGGCGGCGCCGCCCTTATCGGCGCGGCCTCCCTGCGCCCGGCATGGGCGGCCCCGCAATACCGGTACAAATACGCCAACAACCTGCCGCCCAGCCACCCCATGAACGTGCGGGCCAACGAAGCGGCCAAGGCCATCGCGAAGGATACGGACGGCCGTTTCGAGCTGGCGATCTTCCCCAGCAGCCAGTTGGGTTCGGATACCGACACCTTGAGCCAGTTGCGTTCGGGGGCGGTGGAGTTCTTCACGCTGTCCGGCCTGATTCTTTCGACGCTGGTGCCGGCGTCCTCGATCAGCGGCATCGGCTTCGCGTTTCCGAACTACGACGCGGTGTGGAAGGCCATGGACGGCGACCTGGGCGCCTACATCCGCAAGGAGATCGAGGGCAAGGGCCTGGTGGTGATGGACAAGATCTGGGACAGCGGTTTCCGCCAGGTCACCACCAGCAACCGGCCGATCAACGGCCCGGGCGATTTCAAGGACCTGAAGATCCGCGTGCCGGTCAGCCCGCTGTGGACCTCGATGTTCAAGGCGCTGGGCGCGGCGCCGGCGAGCATCAATTTCAACGAGACCTACTCGGCCCTGCAGACCAAGGTGGTGGACGGGCAGGAGAATCCGCTGGCCATCATCCAGACGGCCAAGCTGTACGAGGTGCAGAAATACTGCTCCTTGACCAACCACATGTGGGACGGCTTCTGGTTCCTGTCGAACCGGCGTGCCTGGGAGAAGCTGCCCAAGGACGTGCGCGAAGTGGTGGCCAAGCATATCAACGGCGCGGCCATGGGCGTGCGCGCCGACGTGCTGGCCTTGAACAACGACCTGCAGTCGCAGTTGGCCAAGCAGGGACTGGCGTTCAACACGCCCGAGCCCGGCCCGATCCGCGATGCCTTGCGCCAGGCGGGTTTCTACAAGGAGTGGCAGGGCAAGTACGGCGACAAGGCGTGGGGCCTGCTGGAGCAATCCGTCGGGAAGCTGTCATGA
- a CDS encoding TRAP transporter large permease: protein MAPDRKPDIGPGASAQPAAAQARPSWTQRAETAIGLLAEIPAAILVLAEIVILFAGIVARYVLHTPLVWSDELASILFLWLAMLGAVVAFRRGEHMRMTAFVNRASPARRAFLDMLAVSAALAFLLLILAPGWEYAVEEQFVTTPALEIPNIWRAAALPVCTALMIALALLRLLERAGWLTTLKAVGLVAAGVALLVVAQPLLATLGNANLLIFFVGIVALCVFTGVPIAFSFGLATYGYLSLTTSTPMMVVVGRLDEGMSHLILLAVPLFIFLGLLIEMTSMAQRMVAFLASLLGHVRGGLSYVLIGAMYLVSGISGAKAADMAAVAPVLFPEMRKRGADEGDLVALLSATGAQTETIPPSLVLITIGSVTGVSITALFTGGLLPGLVLALMLCTVVWWRYRGERLDGVRRAPRGEILRALVIALPALALPVVIRAAVVEGVATATEVSTIGIVYSTLIGLLVYRRFEWKRLWPMLVDTACLSGSILLIIGAATAMAWALTQSGFSTQLAQLMGSVPGGSATFMAVSIVVFVVLGSVLEGIPAIVLFGPLLFPIAQQMGIHEVHYAMVVILAMGIGLFAPPFGVGYYAACAIGRVQPDKGIRPIMAYLASIAVGLLVVAAIPWLSTGFLH, encoded by the coding sequence ATGGCGCCGGACAGGAAGCCGGACATAGGGCCAGGCGCTTCGGCCCAGCCCGCGGCGGCGCAAGCCCGCCCCTCCTGGACACAGCGGGCCGAAACCGCCATCGGCCTGCTCGCCGAAATCCCGGCCGCCATCCTGGTGCTGGCCGAGATCGTCATCCTCTTTGCCGGCATCGTGGCGCGCTATGTCTTGCACACGCCGCTGGTCTGGTCCGACGAACTGGCTTCCATCCTGTTCCTGTGGCTGGCCATGCTGGGGGCGGTGGTGGCCTTCCGGCGCGGCGAGCACATGCGCATGACGGCCTTCGTCAATCGCGCCTCGCCGGCCCGGCGCGCCTTCCTCGACATGCTCGCGGTGTCCGCGGCCCTGGCCTTCCTGCTGCTGATCCTGGCGCCGGGCTGGGAATACGCCGTCGAAGAGCAATTCGTCACCACGCCGGCGCTGGAGATTCCCAATATCTGGCGCGCGGCGGCCCTGCCCGTTTGCACGGCGCTGATGATCGCGCTGGCGCTGCTGCGCCTGCTCGAACGCGCCGGCTGGCTGACCACGCTCAAGGCCGTGGGACTGGTGGCGGCGGGCGTGGCGCTGCTGGTCGTGGCGCAACCGCTGCTGGCCACGCTGGGCAACGCCAACCTGCTGATCTTCTTCGTCGGCATCGTGGCCTTGTGCGTGTTCACCGGCGTGCCCATCGCCTTCTCCTTCGGGCTGGCGACCTATGGCTACCTCTCCCTGACCACGTCCACGCCGATGATGGTGGTGGTCGGCCGCCTGGACGAGGGCATGTCGCACCTCATCCTGCTGGCCGTGCCGCTGTTCATCTTCCTCGGCCTGCTGATCGAGATGACCAGCATGGCGCAGCGCATGGTGGCCTTTCTCGCCAGCCTGCTGGGGCACGTGCGCGGCGGCCTGTCCTACGTGCTGATCGGCGCGATGTACCTGGTCTCGGGCATCTCCGGCGCCAAGGCGGCGGACATGGCGGCGGTGGCCCCGGTGCTGTTCCCGGAAATGCGCAAGCGCGGCGCCGACGAAGGCGACCTGGTGGCGCTATTGTCTGCCACCGGCGCGCAGACCGAGACCATACCGCCCAGCCTGGTGCTGATCACCATCGGTTCGGTGACCGGCGTGTCCATCACCGCGCTGTTCACCGGCGGCCTGCTGCCCGGCCTGGTGCTGGCCCTGATGCTGTGCACGGTGGTCTGGTGGCGCTATCGCGGCGAGCGCCTGGACGGCGTGCGGCGCGCGCCGCGCGGGGAAATCCTGCGCGCCCTGGTGATCGCCCTGCCCGCGCTGGCGCTGCCGGTGGTCATCCGGGCGGCGGTGGTCGAGGGCGTGGCCACGGCCACCGAGGTGTCGACCATCGGCATCGTGTATTCCACCCTGATCGGCCTGCTGGTCTACCGCCGTTTCGAGTGGAAGCGCCTGTGGCCCATGCTGGTCGACACCGCCTGTCTGTCGGGATCCATCCTGCTGATCATCGGCGCCGCCACCGCCATGGCCTGGGCGTTGACGCAGTCCGGCTTCTCCACGCAACTGGCGCAGTTGATGGGCTCCGTGCCCGGCGGCTCGGCCACCTTCATGGCGGTTTCCATCGTCGTGTTCGTGGTGCTGGGCAGCGTGCTGGAAGGCATTCCGGCCATCGTGCTGTTCGGGCCGCTGCTGTTCCCGATCGCGCAGCAGATGGGCATCCACGAGGTGCACTACGCCATGGTGGTGATCCTGGCCATGGGCATCGGCCTGTTCGCCCCGCCCTTCGGCGTCGGCTACTACGCGGCCTGCGCCATCGGCCGGGTGCAGCCGGACAAGGGCATACGGCCCATCATGGCCTACCTGGCGTCCATCGCCGTGGGCTTGCTGGTGGTGGCCGCCATCCCCTGGCTGTCCACCGGTTTCCTGCACTGA